A genome region from Sardina pilchardus chromosome 22, fSarPil1.1, whole genome shotgun sequence includes the following:
- the slc6a16b gene encoding solute carrier family 6 member 16b, with amino-acid sequence MEKAPLPGDERDTGEAQQAAVVDVVAGADVPEAVTARDGWDSKLEYVLAQVGFSVGLGNVWRFPYLCHQNGGGAFLLLYILLMVVVGVPLFFLELAAGQSIRQGSIGVWKCISPKLAGIGYSSCLVCFFVALYYNVIIGWSLFYLGNSFQSPLPWENCPVNANGTEVKECAAGSPTSYFWFRKALDITDSINETGQFNPIMTGCLLAAWAIVCLGMFKGIKSSGKVMYFSSVFPYVVLLCFLIRGLLLDGAVDGLKYLLYPKLSIWQDVQVWRQAATQVFFALGLGFGSVIAYSSYNPRHNNCHRDAMMVASVNFMTSVLASLVVFSVLGFRAKRITLSCVTQNLELLQETDRPNITEPDVYNEWLRVNGPGLSLNLTNCTMEQEMSKGVEGTGLAFIAFTEAMTLFPGSPFWSALFFLMLLNLGLSTMFGTMEGILTPLYDNFASLAKRKTAFTVFSCTLGFLIGLLFTQRCGNYFVAMFDDYSATLPLIIVVVFETISVAWVYGADRFLDDIEKMLHWRPPKIYKYLWKYVCLFAMVGLLSASLVRMVLKRPTYKAYNHELASEETLEYPDWALAVLSILIVCATLPVPVCFLYHTLREHLGQPAGGGGPSHSVVNGHYRPCSTSDPDAAPADARPMTRAGSPLALAEDNQGLLLESEGVAESTGL; translated from the exons ATGGAGAAAGCTCCACTGCCTGGAGATGAGCGGGACACAGGTGAGGCACAGCAGGCAGCCGTGGTGGACGTGGTGGCAGGTGCGGACGTTCCAGAGGCGGTGACGGCACGTGATGGCTGGGACAGTAAGCTGGAGTATGTGCTGGCCCAGGTGGGCTTCAGTGTGGGGCTGGGGAACGTGTGGAGGTTCCCATACCTCTGCCACCAAAATGGAGGAG GGGCCTTTCTGCTGCTCTACATcctgctgatggtggtggtcgGCGTGCCCCTGTTCTTCCTGGAGCTTGCCGCCGGGCAGAGCATCCGGCAGGGCAGCATTGGCGTCTGGAAGTGCATCTCCCCGAAACTCGCCGGTATTGGCTACTCCAGTTGCCTG GTGTGCTTCTTCGTGGCACTGTACTACAATGTGATCATTGGTTGGAGTCTGTTCTACCTGGGGAACTCCTTCCAGAGCCCCCTGCCCTGGGAAAACTGCCCAGTAAATGCCAATGGCACAG AGGTGAAAGAGTGCGCTGCTGGTTCGCCCACCTCATATTTTTGGTTCCGAAAAGCTTTGGACATAACAGACTCCATCAATGAGACGGGCCAGTTCAACCCCATCATGACAGGCTGTCTGCTTGCTGCCTGGGCAATCGTCTGCCTCGGCATGTTCAAAGGAATCAAGTCCTCTGGGAAG gtgatgTACTTCTCCTCCGTGTTTCCATATGTTGTTCTGCTATGCTTCCTCATCCGAGGCCTGCTGCTCGACGGAGCCGTGGACGGCCTCAAGTATCTGCTCTACCCAAAG cTGTCCATCTGGCAAGATGTGCAGGTGTGGCGGCAGGCCGCTACGCAGGTGTTCTTTGCGCTGGGCCTGGGCTTTGGGTCGGTCATCGCCTACTCTTCCTACAACCCGCGGCACAACAACTGCCACCGCGACGCCATGATGGTGGCCTCCGTCAACTTCATGACCTCCGTGCTGGCTTCTCTCGTCGTCTTCTCCGTGCTCGGCTTCAGGGCCAAGAGAATCACCTTGAGCTGTGTtacaca GAATCTGGAGCTCCTGCAGGAGACAGATCGACCTAACATCACTGAGCCTGACGTCTACAATGAGTGGCTTCGGGTAAATGGTCCCGGCCTGTCACTAAACCTGACCAACTGCACCATGGAGCAGGAGATGAGCAAG GGGGTTGAGGGCACTGGGCTGGCCTTCATAGCGTTCACGGAGGCCATGACTCTGTTTCCGGGCAGTCCCTTTTGGTCAGCACTCTTCTTCCTCATGCTGCTCAATCTGGGCCTGAGCACCATGTTTGGCACCATGGAGGGCATCCTCACTCCGCTCTATGACAACTTTGCCTCCCTCGCCAAGCGCAAAACCGCCTTTACAG TGTTCAGCTGCACATTGGGCTTCCTCATCGGGCTCCTGTTCACCCAGCGCTGTGGGAACTACTTTGTGGCCATGTTTGATGATTACTCCGCCACCCTGCCGCTCATCATTGTCGTGGTGTTTGAGACCATCAGTGTTGCTTGGGTCTACGGGGCGGATCG GTTTCTGGATGACATTGAGAAGATGCTTCACTGGCGCCCCCCGAAGATCTATAAGTACTTGTGGAAGTATGTGTGTCTCTTCGCTATGGTTGGGCTGCTCAGTGCCAGCCTCGTACGAATGGTTTTGAAACGGCCCACCTACAAAGCCTACAACCACGAATTG GCGTCTGAGGAGACTCTCGAGTACCCTGACTGGGCCCTGGCGGTTCTGTCCATTCTCATCGTGTGCGCCACTCTACCCGTGCCCGTCTGCTTCCTCTACCACACCCTCCGCGAGCACCTCGGCCAACCGGCCGGAGGGGGCGGGCCCTCCCACAGCGTGGTGAACGGCCACTACAGACCGTGCAGCACCAGCGACCCCGACGCCGCGCCGGCGGACGCTCGACCGATGACCCGCGCCGGATCTCCTCTCGCGCTGGCCGAGGACAACCAGGGGCTCCTCTTGGAGTCGGAAGGGGTGGCGGAGTCAACGGGGCTGTGA